The Bacillus sp. F19 DNA segment GCCGTTCAGCAGGCAGAAAAGGTGATACGATGATAAAAAGCAGAAAGATAAGGTTTAAGCTGAGTAAAACAATAAAGGCTGTTTTCCATTTTCTCATACAGTAATCATCCAATCTTTTTAAATCTAGTCTGAGAGGCTTGAGTATACTCTGTCTGCTATTAATGAATACCCTGTTTCACTCGGATGAAACTCATCAATATAGAGAAGTTTCCCAACCGATTTATTAGAAAAGAGGTCTTGGGTAGGGACAAAAATGGCATTTCCGTCTTCCATGATAATGCGGTTTGATGTCTGATTCCATTCTTCTACAATCGTGTCAATTTCACTGAGCTCAGGGAGCATAAATTTAAAAGGGTTATATAAACCTGTATATACAATGACTGCATCTGGGTTTGCTGTCCGGACCGTCTTCATTATTTTTTTGAACCGTTTTTCAAATAGAGGCTGTTCCTCGCGATATGGTTCAAGTTTAAGGTTTATAATATGATTGCGTGTAACCTTCATAATATCATTTCCGCCAATTGTCATCATAATGATATCGGCATCTCTCAATTTTTCAATGACTTTTTCATTTCCAAGAACT contains these protein-coding regions:
- a CDS encoding SGNH/GDSL hydrolase family protein; protein product: MITIRNLFILLMGLLMLLSGCNALSGNPADMAAKPVNNKEHLMKEPIPKNFVPSNLNIVAIGDSLTAGVGDADNNGGYVGDVSDLLQREENISSVDVSNFGVRGHKTTDLIKVLGNEKVIEKLRDADIIMMTIGGNDIMKVTRNHIINLKLEPYREEQPLFEKRFKKIMKTVRTANPDAVIVYTGLYNPFKFMLPELSEIDTIVEEWNQTSNRIIMEDGNAIFVPTQDLFSNKSVGKLLYIDEFHPSETGYSLIADRVYSSLSD